In Tepidimonas taiwanensis, the following are encoded in one genomic region:
- a CDS encoding shikimate kinase — protein MIPGVFLIGLPGAGKTTVGRQLARRLQLPFVDSDQVIEERIGCSIRAFFEREGEAAFRDIEEAVIDELTLGAACVLSTGGGAVLRPANRRRLRQRGRVFYLRSTPDELSRRLRHDRTRPLLQVTDPLSRLRELYAARDPLYRETAHYVIETGRPSVATLVNMILMQLELSGAEAFPGTGDGAASAAEESAHRGG, from the coding sequence ATGATCCCGGGCGTTTTTTTAATCGGCCTCCCCGGCGCCGGCAAGACCACTGTCGGGCGGCAGCTGGCGCGGCGGCTGCAGCTCCCGTTCGTCGATTCCGACCAGGTCATCGAGGAGCGCATCGGCTGCAGCATCCGCGCGTTTTTCGAGCGCGAGGGGGAGGCCGCGTTTCGTGATATCGAGGAGGCGGTGATCGACGAGCTGACGCTGGGGGCGGCGTGCGTGCTTTCGACTGGGGGCGGCGCGGTGCTGCGGCCCGCGAACCGGCGGCGGCTGCGGCAACGGGGGCGGGTGTTCTACCTGCGCTCCACGCCCGATGAGCTGAGCCGCCGCCTGCGGCACGACCGCACGCGCCCGCTGCTGCAGGTGACCGACCCGCTCTCCCGCCTGCGGGAGCTGTACGCGGCGCGCGATCCGCTGTACCGGGAGACGGCGCACTATGTGATCGAAACCGGGCGGCCGTCGGTGGCGACGCTGGTCAACATGATCCTGATGCAGCTCGAGCTCTCAGGTGCTGAGGCATTTCCCGGCACCGGCGATGGCGCAGCCTCGGCTGCCGAGGAGAGCGCACATCGCGGAGGCTGA
- the pilQ gene encoding type IV pilus secretin family protein: MIKEYPAVNRGVRRMRWLLGFTFAYVGLLASGMALAQPAIRAITASVAGDAEVVRIETTEPLSVAPASFAIQTPPRVSLDLPAVRNASGQSVIEVNQGVLRALRVLEAADRTRIVLNLNRSVPYETRVQGTTLLLTLRPADTPASVAAARSDNSPPTFDAGGGAGAAAAALRDIDFRRGDEGTGRVIVELANPQTSVDIRPQGRSLIVEFLRTSLPEGLRRRLDVADFGTPVRTITATQAGERVRLVVEPTGEWEHSAYQSDNRFVLEVRPVKADPNKLVQGPKYTGEKLSLNFQNIDVRSLLQVIADFTNFNIITSDAVQGNLTLRLKDVPWDQALDIILEAKGLGMTKTGNVIRVAPKKDLDAEALAQREVNKKLEELEPLRTEVFRLNFAKAEEVAKTLKDGVAAGAGDNQTTNRLLSSRGSVIADSRTNQLFVTDVSGRLDAVRDYIRRVDTSKRQVMIQARIVEAREGFGKTLGVRLGGADLRGVRGGDAGYSVGGNNRIAIGGSYDAVTATTRESAGALTNANTTFVNLPAKSDRVADVPKFALALFNPAANRFLNLEISALESDNQGRVVSSPRIVTGDLNKATIKQGDQLRFIRRRTNAQGQIEDVVETIDANLLLDVTPQITPSGQVLLKIKATKNRLIGITDAGPQLAVKEIDTEVMVENGGTVMIGGIFEQEETQSVDKVPVLGDVPVLGNLFKTRSNSAAKTETLIFITPVIVDDGGSSR, translated from the coding sequence ATGATCAAGGAATATCCTGCGGTTAACAGGGGGGTGCGAAGGATGCGGTGGTTGCTCGGGTTTACGTTCGCGTACGTCGGTCTGTTGGCCAGCGGTATGGCGCTGGCGCAGCCTGCGATACGGGCGATCACAGCCTCGGTGGCGGGCGACGCGGAGGTTGTCCGCATCGAAACGACGGAGCCCTTGTCGGTGGCGCCGGCGAGTTTTGCAATCCAGACGCCGCCACGGGTGTCGCTGGATCTGCCCGCGGTCCGTAACGCGAGCGGGCAAAGCGTCATCGAGGTCAATCAGGGCGTCCTGCGTGCCTTACGGGTGCTGGAGGCGGCGGATCGGACCCGTATCGTCCTGAATCTCAACCGGTCCGTTCCCTACGAGACGCGTGTACAGGGCACGACGCTGTTGCTGACGCTGCGGCCTGCCGACACCCCCGCCAGCGTAGCGGCGGCGCGATCCGACAACAGCCCGCCGACGTTCGACGCGGGTGGCGGTGCGGGCGCCGCGGCGGCGGCGCTGCGCGACATCGACTTCCGCCGCGGGGACGAGGGCACCGGGCGCGTCATCGTCGAACTCGCCAACCCGCAAACGAGCGTCGATATCCGTCCCCAGGGCCGTAGCTTGATCGTGGAGTTCCTGCGCACCTCGCTGCCGGAGGGGTTGCGTCGCCGCCTGGACGTCGCGGACTTTGGCACGCCCGTGCGCACCATCACCGCCACCCAGGCCGGTGAGCGCGTGCGCCTCGTCGTCGAGCCGACTGGCGAGTGGGAACACTCGGCCTACCAGAGCGACAACCGCTTCGTCCTCGAGGTACGGCCCGTCAAGGCCGACCCCAACAAGCTGGTGCAGGGGCCCAAGTACACCGGCGAAAAACTGTCGTTGAACTTTCAGAACATCGACGTGCGCTCGCTGCTGCAGGTCATCGCCGACTTCACGAACTTCAACATCATCACCAGCGATGCGGTGCAGGGCAACCTGACACTGCGCTTGAAAGACGTGCCGTGGGACCAGGCCCTCGACATCATCCTCGAGGCCAAGGGGCTGGGGATGACGAAGACGGGCAACGTGATCCGCGTGGCACCGAAAAAGGACCTAGACGCCGAAGCCCTGGCGCAGCGGGAGGTGAACAAAAAGCTCGAAGAGCTTGAGCCGTTGCGCACCGAAGTGTTTCGCCTGAATTTCGCCAAGGCGGAGGAAGTTGCAAAAACGTTGAAAGATGGCGTTGCTGCAGGCGCAGGGGATAACCAGACGACCAATCGGCTTCTGTCCTCGCGTGGTTCGGTAATTGCCGACAGCCGAACGAACCAGTTGTTTGTGACGGATGTTTCCGGACGGTTGGACGCGGTTCGGGATTACATCCGGCGCGTGGACACGAGCAAACGGCAAGTGATGATCCAGGCGCGCATTGTTGAAGCCCGGGAGGGATTCGGTAAAACACTGGGTGTCCGTCTGGGTGGGGCGGACTTGCGTGGTGTGCGAGGGGGGGATGCCGGATATTCCGTAGGCGGCAACAACCGGATCGCGATCGGCGGGTCATATGACGCGGTTACAGCCACCACGCGCGAAAGCGCCGGGGCGTTGACCAACGCGAATACGACTTTTGTCAATCTTCCGGCAAAGTCAGACAGGGTCGCAGATGTGCCAAAATTTGCGTTGGCGTTGTTCAACCCGGCAGCAAACCGATTTCTCAATCTAGAGATCTCGGCGCTCGAGTCTGATAATCAGGGGCGAGTCGTTTCCAGTCCCCGTATCGTTACGGGGGATTTGAACAAGGCGACGATCAAGCAGGGCGATCAACTCAGGTTCATTCGTCGCCGCACGAACGCGCAAGGCCAAATCGAAGACGTTGTAGAAACCATCGACGCGAATCTGTTGCTGGATGTGACGCCGCAGATCACGCCATCTGGACAGGTGCTGCTGAAGATCAAGGCTACGAAGAATCGATTGATCGGTATTACCGATGCGGGGCCCCAGCTGGCTGTCAAAGAAATCGACACGGAGGTCATGGTGGAAAATGGCGGTACCGTCATGATCGGTGGGATTTTTGAGCAGGAGGAGACGCAGTCGGTCGACAAAGTACCTGTTCTGGGTGACGTTCCGGTTCTGGGCAACCTGTTTAAAACGCGGAGCAACAGTGCGGCAAAAACGGAGACCCTCATCTTTATAACCCCGGTGATCGTGGATGATGGGGGCTCGTCTCGCTGA
- a CDS encoding PilN domain-containing protein: MITINLLPHREWERKRRREAFYRELAMSAVLGLAVAALIYTAMEMQLSNQADRNRLLQEEIAKLDAQIKEVATLRAEVEALKARQQAVQELQSARNGPVRLFNELAQRLPEGIALRSVKQEGSLLTITGIAQSQERVSELLRRLNNDESSLRQPQLIEIAAGNISLAGGVGQRPVFQFSIRATQVNAEPGTTAGAGATDAGSAAQKHPADAT; encoded by the coding sequence GTGATCACGATCAACCTGTTGCCGCACCGGGAGTGGGAGCGCAAACGCCGTCGCGAGGCGTTTTATCGTGAGCTTGCGATGTCAGCGGTGTTGGGTTTGGCGGTGGCGGCGTTGATCTACACCGCCATGGAGATGCAACTGTCCAATCAGGCCGATCGCAATCGGTTGCTGCAGGAGGAGATTGCCAAGCTCGATGCCCAAATCAAAGAAGTGGCGACGCTGCGTGCCGAGGTCGAGGCACTGAAAGCCCGTCAGCAAGCCGTGCAGGAGCTTCAGAGTGCCCGCAACGGTCCGGTTCGGCTGTTCAACGAACTGGCGCAACGGCTTCCCGAAGGTATCGCGTTGCGTTCCGTCAAGCAGGAGGGCTCGCTTTTGACCATCACCGGCATCGCCCAATCTCAAGAGCGCGTATCGGAACTTTTGCGTCGGCTCAACAACGATGAATCTTCGCTGCGTCAGCCCCAGTTGATCGAGATTGCCGCCGGTAACATCTCGCTGGCGGGCGGAGTCGGGCAACGGCCCGTGTTTCAGTTTTCCATTCGCGCCACACAGGTGAACGCGGAGCCCGGCACGACCGCTGGCGCGGGTGCAACCGATGCTGGATCGGCGGCTCAGAAGCACCCCGCTGACGCGACCTGA
- the pilO gene encoding type IV pilus inner membrane component PilO, which yields MERKRLSIDWQRWRSQFAQLDRNDPSRWPILPRGLLLLGVVALIVSVLWFAWLSGQREALDAERRREEELRAQFSQKLAIAAHRDVLKLQLEEVRQYVTLLEKQLPSRAEMDALLSDINQAGIGRGLQFELFRPGQETVREYYAELPITIRVTGRYHDVGQFVADVAHLSRIVTLHDLTVSPHAKLADQLTVEAIARTYRYLDPDELKARNAAEKKKGGGK from the coding sequence ATGGAACGAAAACGCCTGTCGATCGATTGGCAGCGATGGCGATCACAATTCGCCCAACTGGATCGCAACGACCCTTCTCGTTGGCCCATTCTGCCAAGGGGATTGTTGCTGTTGGGAGTTGTTGCGCTCATCGTGAGTGTGTTGTGGTTCGCCTGGCTGTCGGGTCAGCGGGAGGCGCTCGACGCCGAGCGCCGTCGCGAAGAGGAGCTGCGGGCGCAGTTTAGTCAAAAGCTTGCCATTGCGGCGCATCGCGATGTCTTGAAGCTTCAGCTCGAAGAAGTGCGCCAGTACGTCACGCTACTGGAAAAGCAGTTGCCCAGCCGAGCGGAAATGGACGCCTTGTTGTCCGATATCAACCAGGCGGGTATCGGCCGGGGATTGCAATTCGAGCTGTTTCGGCCGGGGCAAGAGACGGTCCGCGAATACTACGCGGAGTTGCCCATCACGATCCGGGTCACCGGTCGATATCACGACGTTGGCCAGTTTGTGGCCGACGTGGCGCATCTGTCGCGTATCGTGACGCTGCACGATCTGACGGTCAGTCCACATGCGAAATTGGCCGATCAACTGACGGTGGAGGCGATCGCCCGAACGTACCGCTACCTCGACCCGGACGAGCTCAAGGCCCGCAATGCGGCAGAGAAGAAGAAAGGGGGCGGCAAGTGA
- a CDS encoding pilus assembly protein PilP codes for MTGQWRRAVVVWCAVGGLSLFSGCMGADDADVRQWMEAQRQIAPRKPEPVPAPVAFRPEPYGAAELLSPFSDERLARVLRLQADSATARLLDAERNRPREPLEQFPLDAMEMVGILQKGARRVALIRVNGELHQVVVGARLGQNLGRVTRITESEVVLKEIVQDAAGEWVERTASLQLQEAKP; via the coding sequence GTGACGGGGCAATGGAGGCGTGCAGTCGTCGTGTGGTGCGCTGTCGGCGGTCTGTCGCTGTTTTCGGGGTGCATGGGGGCTGACGACGCCGACGTGCGCCAATGGATGGAGGCGCAGCGCCAAATCGCGCCGCGGAAACCGGAGCCTGTGCCGGCACCGGTGGCATTTCGACCTGAACCCTACGGGGCAGCGGAGCTGTTGTCGCCGTTTTCGGACGAACGGTTGGCGCGCGTGTTGCGCCTTCAGGCGGACAGTGCGACCGCGCGTTTGCTCGATGCGGAGCGGAACCGGCCGCGTGAGCCGCTGGAGCAATTTCCGCTCGATGCGATGGAGATGGTGGGCATACTGCAAAAAGGGGCGCGGCGCGTCGCGCTCATTCGCGTCAACGGTGAACTGCACCAGGTGGTCGTGGGTGCCCGTTTGGGGCAAAACCTCGGGCGCGTGACGCGGATCACCGAGTCCGAGGTGGTGCTCAAGGAAATCGTACAAGACGCTGCAGGCGAGTGGGTCGAACGCACCGCGTCGCTGCAGCTTCAGGAAGCCAAGCCATGA